Genomic segment of Ptychodera flava strain L36383 unplaced genomic scaffold, AS_Pfla_20210202 Scaffold_34__1_contigs__length_2629520_pilon, whole genome shotgun sequence:
caaagattacatcgcttgtttatatatatatatatatatatatatatatatatatatgtatatgtatgtatgtatatacattgaaaataaatcattttggTGATTATGATTTGCATTatgtgcattttaaaatttatcgTTTGCTGCAATAAATTTTACACTGCATATTCTCAAGAAGAgcttgttcattttttttcctttaacCACAGTTCTTTTCCACGTATAAACAGTGCATTTAGCACATTGTGAATATATTCCTGgcgattaaaatttcaaaagaattgaTATTGTGTCTTCTAGGATTGGATTGGCCATCGCGCGGAGATTGGCGGAAGACGGTGCACAGGTGGTTGTTAGCAGTCGAAGACAAGAAAACGTAGATAGGGCAGTGAAGACACTAACATCTGAAAACCTGGATGTGTCTGGCATGATCTGTCATATAGGAAATGCAGAACAAAGGGAGCATTTATTAGCAACTGTAAGtgaatttgtttgattttgGAACATACATTCAAAATGAAGTCTTCCGCATTATGTGAATGCTTATTCTAACAAATATCAGGGATTTTCATATATGCGTCCACTGATTTTTAATTTACCAAATTTCGTCGATTTTTGGCGTTTTTAAGATAAATTCTGAGAGTCTGGAACGGCTCACGAAGCAACTAGACAATTCCTTGTGAACCATtgactttgtaaaattttaaagggacagcagaaaaaaaaataatacttttcatTAAGATACTTGCCTTAAACGAaaaacttacacttttgctcgaactttcccCCATGAAATTTGCAAACATTCCCTTACCctaatcaataataaaaaatacGGGTCACCATACAAAATTTATACCAGAGAAATACAGTACCttatatttaccgatatttgtaattcaaaatgttcGCCATTCCTTTGTCCACTCTTGGGAAAAcaaaacgttcaatttttgatgaGCTAAGACTCTGAAAGTTTTTCTTgctccgagagctttaaaaatgaacttaacaagtaaatgtttgagagtcagaatgtctgtccccgatgTGCATTCTAGCTTAAATCTGTTCAAGGAAAACTGGCTAACTTGTTCTTGTTTGTAATTAATTCATCCGGTTGCTAGAAAATACATCGTACAGTGGTACCTTCACAACTAGTTGACATTTAAACACTAGTAAATCGCCAGTAAGCTGTGAAATTCTCACGGGGAGGGGACTTTCTATTACTTGCCACTTAATACACGTGCCCAATGCATCTTGGTCTAAAGTGGGGTATCAGTTACACTGTAACCAAGGGTCTGAAATGAGGTCGAGTTTTCAGCGCCAGTTCGTAACATACACAAAGGAATTTCAACCGTACTTTCCCCTATCGATAGCTAGCTAGCCACGACTGGCTCTGGGCTGCACTCAATAGGCATCGATATCATTTTCTGTCGCAGGGAAACCATGAAAGAGACCCCCTAGCTTCGGCCaaagtaaatctcaaatttgttaaaaaacaCCGTCAATAATTGGTTAGAACTCCTCATACGGAAGACTTTTGGCCAATAGAACACACCCAAACAAAGGGGCTTCAGTACTTCTAGTATTTGCCATGACAGCTCCACCATAGCAGCATGAGCGAGTTCTTTACGGACGAATGGCCGGACTTCTTGTGGTTCGGAATGTTAAAAACACCAGACAGTCTGTAACTTGTGATAACGGGTAGTTTTCAGAAGTTGGACCAAAATTTGGTTGGAGTGAAAGATATGTTCTTTCACCAAAAGTTTTAGTATTTCCagattttgggttttttttttgggggggggggggcaaatcATGGCCTGGCCAGCAACACTGTACAACAGTACAGGCTTTGCGGCCGATCACCCGTCCATGtaaatgcttattttttacCCTATAACATTTTGACGCTATGTcttttgacctgggtcaaagaACATAGAGGTCTAAAATTAGGCCCTAAAAGTACGAGactttaggtctaaaatgggccctcgatttttttatgtgcggccgcacacccctaccacttctctgaacaagTACCCCCCCGGGGAAATTCTTTCCCAGAGATATGGAAACAGTACTAGTATTACCACTGTCAGTGATGGTTGCAGCTATGAAGAGATTAACACGATTCCTTCATGGCAATGGAGGGGACTATCTTCGTCATAGTAGAAATCTGCTAGTCGAGGGATCTTGTGACTCAGTTCGAGCTAAACACACAAGATAATCTTGAATTATACCCGGGATGTTGTCTGAGCATATGTCTACAGCCTTGATTTGCTGGTGCTCACCACTGCTATCACGCTTGAATTTCACGCGTCCATTGAATAACTAACCGCTTTgcattgaataattttgtctcaATGATGAATTGCACTCGCATTCGCTGACCCATACTACCCTTGGAAAAAGATTACGcgaatattttaatgaaaagagAACCATGTTGtttcgtgtttttttttgcaatgtaaGACTAGCTGACTTTTATGAGAAGATTTAAGAACTactataaaatattaaatgtcaCATGCAGAGGATCCTCAATAATTCAGTCTGTTTGGTTAGTTTTTAGTTGTCATCGATGTCAGTAAAGGATATAGACCCACCTCTCCCAGTATATCTATAAACATACACATCCATTGTGGCTAAGGCGTTTTGTTTTACAAGCCTATGACACCTTAACGGATCGGTACCACTCTGCAAACAAAGTGCATTTTGCTTTGTATATTATTCATCTGAAAATGTGGGTTTTTTTGCAAATAATACCGAGGAACATTAAGTCTGTGCTGTCGCAATCCAGTGAAGTctacatcaatttttttgtcagaTCTTTCGTTTCTTTCTGGTTCTTTTTCATTATtctagcaaaaaaaaaatatgattttagtaATAAAAGATATTATCATTAAAGCGATGTCTACAGTCAGGCGAATGGTGGATGTTCTCCTGAGCCTATTAAGCTCTACTTGCAAAAACAACTTTCTGTACAATCACATTTGACTTTGTGCATTGTGTTATCGCCCTGTGTGACGTTCACAATAACAAACAGCACTaatgtgctctctctctctctctctctctctctctctctctctctctctctctctctctctctctctctctctctctctctctctctccagacaGCAGAACGACATGGTGGTATTGATATCTTAGTTCAGAATGCTGGAGTAAACCCACACGTCGGACCAATGCTAGAGGTAAGTCTATCAAAGTTGATCAAACCATTCATTTGGTACTGTCGGTATATGAGTTAAAacatcttcactttcaattctGTACAACGCCATATACAATACTTTACTACAGTCTTAGGGGGACATATCAGACGCCCTGATAGGACTAGACACAAACATCAGAGGAAAATATATTTAAGTGCAAACCGCTTCTTAAGAAGAACAGGTGGTTGATGTAGCGAGTTACATCAATCAGAGGAAAAATAATGCCAGTATGAAAACACTTAccgcttttgttttgataagtGTTTCTCACACGGGTCACAGCGCAGAACATGTTACAAGAGAAGCTGTAAGACAAGAGCTTTATATCGCATGGCAATTAACAGAGCAAGAACATAATATCATCATGAGACAACAATACGTTGCATTTAAGAACCACGAATATAGCGGTAACACCTAGATGATGCAAAACACGTTTAACACCAGGCAACAAacgtacaaaaataaaaacacaatttttctttgttttgttttgtttttttgttttttgttgacatttctcAATTTTGATCAGTATTTTCAATGTTTCCTTCCAGACCACTGAGTCACAGTGGGAAAAGGTAAGATGAAAAGACACAAATGTTCTCTCTCTTAATGACAGAAGTTACTCTCCTTTAAGTTATCTCACACTTTAGTTTGTCTATTTTCAGAGCAGACGCAATGCGCTTAGTCACGAGTCTTTGCAAGTTTTTCGCAACGCTGTCCAACCTTGCCAGGTTCACTAAGCTATGAAGAGAAACTGTTAGTAACTTAGATTAAAAATGTTCACCACTCCGATTGTCTATTTTAATTGTGTGATGTATTCTATAATATGGGCCTACGTCCATGaatgtatatatgcatatgcTTGCGTTCGACTGTACACATAGTACAGATGACATTACGTAGATACACTATGTCATCAGCTAATACCAATAGTACAGAGACAATTTGCCATATGTGCAATTTCAGGGTAACTCGTCTTAacactttgagcgccaaagtcaatttttgtcatctttacaATATGTTCAATATGTTCCCCAGTCAaattcttttcagatttttgccaaaacttttggtgaaaaactgtagccaatgaaacatgatgtccatttgattcaaaattatcaaaagaactacagaaaaattcagaaaaattggtaaaatgttgcactgaaattttagtgggaaaaattacagcactcaaagggttaaccagttatatcattttcatattgATAAATTCGTGTTTTTGTCTTATAGATACTGATTTACATTATTCTCTCACAGGTTTTCCATATTAATGTGCATAGTACGTTTTTCCTTACAAAAAAAGCCATACCTTATATGGAGGCCAGAGGGTAAGTCAAGTCATTTCGTCCCAGATGTTGCTGTAATTATGCAAAAAGTAAAGCACCCACCAAGAAgtccaaaaagagaaacaaatgtaaaaaaaaaaaacaattaaagGATAAtacacaagaaaataaaaatatcacaaaaatattGCATACACTAAGCTTATTTGCTGTAGTTTTTGATGCTCGACCAAACTAAATCGTGTGAATTTGTGTAAGTTTAATACTTATAAGTTTAATCATTAGTATTCCGAGGTTAATGTTTGTGTTTGGGGATCGATTTCCTCACAGTGTATTTGTGTTGGCATGATTTGGagtgtgtgtgcatgcatgtgATTTACATGCACGGAGATATTACGGGAAGGGAACGCCCGCGGACTTGTGAAGAGGTCAAACCATGTAGTTTTGCCATAGCGTAAACGATTGACTATATTGTATGAAAACGACCATTAAACCAAAGAAAAAATGTAAGCCCTAACAAACTTTAAGTGGATTTAGATACACTACATCGTGTCCTCTATTAAAGCCAgtcttttttttccatttttaacaGTGGAGGTTCGATTTTGTATATGGCAAGTATAACTGCGTACGTACCGTTTCAGGTAAGGGTACTGCACAACATGTTCtaccgagagagagagagagagagaggagagagagagagagagagagagagagagagagagagagagagagagagagagagagagagagagagagagagagagagagagagagacagacagacagacagacagacagacagacagacagacagacaaagtaCAATAATAGTAAGGGAAATCAAAtcacagtttatttatttatttatttatttatttgtttatttatttatattttcgaGTTCAGCGTTACATAGTAGATTTAACATTATTTGTAAATAGCCCTTCAGGAGCAAGGTGGGTTGGTCAATCGTTAGCCAGAATGACGTAGAAGTGAACGAAATGATAGCCAGTGCCACAATAGAGGAACACGTAAAATCAACACGAATCATCGGAATAACATCGGCGTCATTTCTGAGGTTCTGCAGTTTAATTTGCCAGTCTTATATGCATTCTTTCTTGTCCACATTATCTAGTATTCACTGATCCGCATGGCCAGAAGAATAGAATTATAGTCTGAGCGATTTTTCACGGATTACTGGATTTGCTCAACCGACGATACAAGTACTATTGAAATTTGATTGGAAATACacgaaaataacttcataaCTATTGTATTAACACGATgcttaaggtagtttgcgcgtcaaaagtgaaagatttagaCTGTTGCTAGAACTTTGCtaaaacatatttcaaccatactctcaCCAAATAAGTGATTAACAAAAATGATAAGGGGTTACTATGCAATGTTTgattctagagaaacaaaacatttaatatttaccGATAAAATGGCATTCAAAAAGGCCGCCATTCCTATGTTACCTCTAtgggagaaaataaatttgtcaatttaACAAAAGCTTGGacgatgaatttttttcttactcaaacagctttaaaataaaccaatCAAGCGATTGACAAGAAGAGTATTCCATTGCCCACAGCCTAAGCAAAAGCGCAGTGCAATAGTGTCACTTTCCCAGAATACCCTCTGGGCGCCGTACCTTTATTTTTAGCCAAGATATATGTGAAACATCGCTGAAAAAATtaacatagattgcagaattaGTGTTTGCGGTCATGCATGTCGGTCAACACGATAGCTTACTTTGCAAGCAATCTGTTCCTAACCAGACCTTCGACATTCATAATCTCTTTGTAAtcatcaacattaaaatttcGTTTGATTTAGTAGCTTCGAATTCGGCGTGTGTGTGTCGTTCTGTATTTCTGTATGGACcattctgaatattttacagaacTATGTGGAGATGAACTACTTATTTGACGTCCATTCTACGTTCACTAATATTGAGGACCGCAAGCGTAACCGTTTAACCCtccgagcactgtaattttctcccgccaaaattttagtccaaaattttaccaatttttcgtaatttttctgtaatttttttgataatttttgaccaaatagacatcacatttcattggcaacagttttctctcaaaattttggcaaaaatctgagaaaaattgacaggggtctATTTTATGTTGCGGACAAAAATATACTTTgccgctcaaagggttaagctgtGTAATTCGAAACACATGGTATCATATGATGCGTTGTAAATAATGGAATTATTGCGTGATTTGTACTTTTCAGTTATTTGGCGCATACAGTATATCCAAGACAGCGTTGGTGGGCTTAACCAAGGCACTGGCCCCACCACTAGCAGAGAGGAACATACGGGTGAACTGCCTTGCTCCTggaattatcaaaacaaaattcaccaGTTTTGTGAGTATTTTCAGTCTTTTTAGTTTGCAGAGAATACTTGTGCTCAGACTGAGCGAACATATTCTGACTAGagaattttttgaacaaaatcattgcGCGTCATCTGAAGCAACTCAGCCTTTGTGATCCCTAATGTACGCATGCGCAGAAAAGGCTTTTGCCTCCCCAGGCAGCTTTCGCGTTCCTAAGTAAACCGCAGCAAGCATTGGCCCGCGCAGATTAAAGCAGCCCGTCTTTAGATTTGCAGTGGCAGAGTTGGTGGTGAATTGAATCCACGCATACCTGACATGAGataaaagcaatatttcttttgCATCATATAATGATCGAACTTTGACATCCATACAAATACGTCATGTATACGTCAGAGTTGATGATAAAACAACGGTAGACAAACATCGTTCTGTTAAAATATTTCGTAAACTGCCCTCTCCTGGCAGTTTTGGAAAATTGAAATGAGAACAATTACACACTGACGTAATCATCGTGGTTGTGATGAGAATTGGATGGAGGTAGTACGCGCTTCAAAAAATTGTGCCACCTGGGCGCAAAAATGTAGGTTTAGTCATGGCAGGTCACTTACTGTGCCCACGTCGCCTGGAGAATTTCACTGCCTCAAACTTTCTAAGTTCCTAGCTCACATGTCGCATTGGTTTGTACTTTCATTATTTCTAGATCACAGACGATGATGGCATGCTGCATAATTATGGCCTAAGCAAGACTCCCATGAAGAGGTAGGCGGTTTTACACTTGTCAACAAAGATAAACACTGGTCAATGCATAGGGATAGGGAGcccagaaatctggttgttgttgttattgttgttgttgtttatatttgtcatgttttgttgttgttgaccaatagaattcaacgaacataactttCGTGCGTTTTTTTAAATCtcaatgtagatgtcataagaaacactacaaggtcactatcattattatcactatcattgttgttgttgttgttgttgttgttgttgttgttgttgtttatatttgtcatgTTTCGTTGTTGTtcaccaataaaattcaacgagcATAACTTTCGTGCGTTTTTTTAATCTCAATGTAGATAtcataagaaacactacaaggacactatcatcaTTTTACACAATACAACTCTCTCTCCAATGTACACTCTCTTCCTATAATGGCTTATAGAAGAAGATATTGCGTTGGTAAGAGAGCTGCGGTGGgtcaaatgatgaaaataatcttgtcgtgtttcttatgacatcaacattacgtttgaaacaacaacacattagttatgttcgttgaatttatTGGTccacaacaacaacgacaacagcAACGCAACTAATATGAAAAATAAGCAAGATGCCTACACGAACCTTACAGTTGGACTTTTCACCAATACCACACACACTGAAAGCTGGAACAGATTTCAGGCCGGTTTTCCCTCCACTGATAAAGTGGAGTACACAATCTATAGGCaatttttttgcataatctGTCCAATCGCGACGGTGACTCTATTTGCACAACAATGTTTGAGATTTCAATCTGCAGATTTAATCTTTACCCCCTTTCAGGTTTGGCGAGCCTAGTGACTGTGCAGGCGCTGCAGCTTTTCTGTGTTCGGATGACGCGTCGTTCATCACTGGGGAAACTATCGTCATTGCAGGAGGTATTGATTCCAGACTGTGATGGAAGATACCATTATTGAGGCAGGGGCCATGACTCACTACAAGGGCAAACTgctttcataaattttatagAAAATCTAAATTTTCGTGATATTGACATACTGTTTGAAGCATTTGTGGTCAGCAAAGTTACAACATTATACATTGTTTTCGGTtgaatttgtatgaatttataaaaatacgattggaactaatttgggatagttggatctttatatttttcaaatttctcaaacgtgttaggtgccatatagctgaatattacaaattactcataaaaacaagtgtataacttaaaaagaaaagcagatgagcttacatttgcagattaaacggacattacttcaccatccaattatcccaaattagttccaatcgtgttaaaatcAGATTGCCGATTAGAATCTTATATGACGTCGCTTTGTAAGTGCCTTCTATAACCCATTTGTCGCTCGGAGCCGCGGTCAGCTATGGTGCCATTTGAAGCTTTACCAACAAGCACGGGGCAAAAGGTTAagaggagaaaaaataaaacttattttgattatttttgttgtaCGTTTGCATTTaataaaaattaacaaacaaaGGTAATAGGAAAATGgggtatcatatatatataaacatatatgtatatatatatatatatatatatatatatatatatatatatatatatatatatatatatatatatatatatatatactgagaatctaggaacttgtagttgtcactctacaggctgtttcatgcgctaagcaatcatcaggagtgaggaTATGGCGGGAATGagactgtttatattgtgttgcaggtgaatatgcatattcaaataagcggttgtGGCCAATGTCAAGTCACCACAAGCAACGATCAGAAACATTACATTGGACTCACCGactcaaccttcaaacaaagatacacgtaTCACAAGTACACATTAAAAACACCCaagcacagaaatagcacagaactctcaaaattcatatggaaactcagagacaacaacataaactacgatatcaaatggtctatTGTCGACAGAGCTTCTATtccccctattcaaataaaaccaaacgctgcaacctttgcaGAATGAAAAACTCCATATATTTATTCAGATAGCAAATCCACCCATAACAAACGAGCAGAACTCCTCTCAAAGTGCAGACACCGCAGCAATTTCCTCCTCATtaataactgacttgccattggccacaaccacttatttgaatatgcatactcacctgcaacacaatataaacagtcccATTCCCGCCATAtcctcactcctgatgattgcttagcgcatgaaacagcctgtagagtgaca
This window contains:
- the LOC139127641 gene encoding dehydrogenase/reductase SDR family member 4-like is translated as MSVLNKCLVCLCRNQGRLFPFFVTRMASLSNVAARKLEGKVAVVTGSTDGIGLAIARRLAEDGAQVVVSSRRQENVDRAVKTLTSENLDVSGMICHIGNAEQREHLLATTAERHGGIDILVQNAGVNPHVGPMLETTESQWEKVFHINVHSTFFLTKKAIPYMEARGGGSILYMASITAYVPFQLFGAYSISKTALVGLTKALAPPLAERNIRVNCLAPGIIKTKFTSFITDDDGMLHNYGLSKTPMKRFGEPSDCAGAAAFLCSDDASFITGETIVIAGGIDSRLLLGLTKALVPQLTEKNIRVNCIAPGIFKTRFANVITSNDTLHNLGLSRTPMKRFAEPSECAGAASFLCSDDASFITGETVVVAGGMDSRL